A part of Paenarthrobacter sp. A20 genomic DNA contains:
- a CDS encoding tartrate dehydrogenase, which produces MSATQNFRIASIPADGVGKEVVSAGRRVLDALAENSNGKFAFDWTEFPWGCGYYAETGKMMADDGLETLKDFDAIYFGAVGWENVPDHISLWGLRLNITQNFDQWANIRPVKFLPGVQSPLRKADNTELDWVVVRENSEGEYAGLGGRNLSGRGPGNEVALQTALFTEKGCERIMRFAFDLARTRTVKKVSSVTKSNAQQYGMVLWDEVFNRVALDYPDVQTESVLVDAMSAKFILKPEDLSVVVASNLNADILSDLGSALAGSLGLAASANLNPERRFPSMFEPVHGSAPDIAGQGISNPIGAIASAALMLDHFGLHEEARKVEAAIETATGSGHLTRDVGGSANTDDVTEAIVKALTLAPATV; this is translated from the coding sequence ATGAGCGCCACCCAGAATTTCCGCATCGCATCCATCCCCGCCGACGGTGTCGGCAAGGAAGTCGTTTCCGCCGGCCGCCGCGTCCTGGATGCCCTGGCCGAGAACTCCAACGGCAAGTTCGCCTTCGACTGGACCGAATTCCCCTGGGGTTGCGGCTACTACGCAGAAACCGGCAAAATGATGGCCGACGACGGCCTGGAGACCCTGAAGGACTTCGACGCGATCTACTTCGGCGCCGTCGGCTGGGAAAACGTCCCGGATCACATCAGCCTCTGGGGCCTGCGCCTGAACATCACCCAAAACTTTGACCAGTGGGCCAACATCCGCCCGGTGAAGTTCCTCCCCGGCGTCCAGTCCCCGTTGCGCAAGGCCGACAACACCGAACTGGACTGGGTTGTAGTCCGCGAAAACAGCGAAGGCGAATACGCCGGCCTTGGCGGGCGCAACCTCAGCGGACGCGGCCCCGGCAACGAAGTAGCCCTGCAGACCGCGCTCTTCACTGAGAAGGGCTGCGAACGCATCATGCGCTTCGCCTTCGACCTGGCCCGCACCCGCACCGTGAAGAAGGTTTCCTCGGTCACCAAGTCCAACGCCCAGCAGTACGGCATGGTCCTCTGGGACGAAGTCTTCAACCGCGTTGCCCTGGACTACCCGGACGTGCAGACCGAGAGCGTACTTGTTGATGCGATGAGCGCCAAGTTTATCCTCAAGCCCGAAGACCTGTCCGTCGTCGTGGCGTCCAACCTGAACGCCGATATCCTCTCTGACCTCGGATCGGCGCTTGCCGGCAGCTTGGGTCTTGCGGCCAGCGCGAACCTGAACCCGGAGCGCCGCTTCCCGTCCATGTTCGAACCGGTCCACGGTTCGGCTCCGGACATCGCCGGCCAGGGCATCAGCAACCCGATCGGTGCGATCGCCTCCGCCGCCCTGATGCTGGACCACTTCGGTCTGCATGAGGAAGCGCGCAAGGTTGAAGCCGCCATCGAGACCGCTACCGGCTCCGGTCACCTGACCCGCGACGTCGGCGGGAGCGCCAACACTGACGATGTCACCGAGGCAATCGTCAAGGCACTGACCCTCGCACCAGCGACCGTCTAA
- a CDS encoding LysR family transcriptional regulator, translated as MDTRKLKYFLAVVDHDGFNRAAEHLLIAQPSLSQTIASLEKDLGVPLFHRIGRRAVLSEAGKELVGPARLVMRDLDAAASAVQALRGVRSGRLDIITMPSPGIEPLTSMIAGFTRLHPSVRLNVSAAFTPEEVIESVRTGSTEIGLAGSPTPIKVPGVQVLELERQPLILIVNPHADTFNPGTAIQREDLGGHRLIASQRGSLMRWLVDDALAHGVDTEIVVEVAHRTSILPLVLAGVGHAVMPSSWAPLAHKSGLRTRLIEPVSHLDVAILSRKEDLTPAALAFLAVAELHASPGP; from the coding sequence TTGGATACGCGAAAGCTGAAGTACTTTCTGGCCGTGGTTGATCACGACGGCTTCAACCGAGCGGCAGAACATTTACTGATCGCCCAGCCCTCGCTCTCGCAGACCATCGCAAGTCTGGAAAAGGACTTAGGAGTGCCGCTGTTTCATCGCATTGGCCGCCGCGCCGTCCTCAGCGAAGCGGGAAAGGAACTCGTCGGACCCGCCAGGCTGGTTATGCGGGACCTTGATGCTGCGGCCTCGGCCGTACAGGCACTGCGCGGCGTCCGGAGTGGTCGGTTGGATATCATCACCATGCCCTCCCCGGGCATCGAACCGCTGACATCCATGATCGCCGGCTTCACCCGGCTGCATCCTTCTGTACGGCTCAACGTCAGCGCCGCCTTCACGCCCGAAGAAGTCATAGAGTCCGTCCGGACCGGCAGCACCGAGATCGGGCTCGCCGGCTCTCCCACGCCGATCAAGGTGCCGGGAGTCCAGGTCCTTGAGTTGGAGCGCCAACCTCTGATTCTCATCGTCAACCCGCATGCGGACACCTTTAACCCCGGAACCGCGATACAACGAGAAGATTTGGGCGGTCACCGGCTGATCGCAAGTCAGCGGGGTTCCCTGATGCGCTGGCTGGTCGATGACGCGCTGGCCCACGGTGTCGACACCGAAATCGTTGTCGAAGTCGCCCACCGGACCTCCATCCTCCCCCTCGTGCTCGCCGGCGTCGGGCACGCGGTCATGCCTTCATCCTGGGCGCCCCTGGCCCACAAGTCAGGACTCAGAACCCGGCTCATCGAACCCGTCTCCCATCTGGACGTTGCGATCTTGAGCCGGAAGGAAGATCTGACACCCGCCGCCCTAGCCTTCCTGGCCGTGGCAGAACTCCATGCCTCCCCTGGACCCTGA
- a CDS encoding SOS response-associated peptidase family protein: MCGRYVMSKATSDLLSHFDAKEVEGNPPGPSWNVAPTQNVPIVAERLDEGALDRRLLIAKWGLVPSWAKDTKIGSKLLCTN, translated from the coding sequence ATGTGCGGCAGATACGTGATGTCCAAAGCAACAAGCGACCTTCTGAGCCACTTCGATGCCAAGGAAGTTGAAGGCAACCCACCGGGGCCGAGCTGGAACGTCGCCCCCACCCAGAACGTGCCGATCGTAGCCGAACGCTTAGACGAAGGAGCCCTTGACCGGCGCCTCCTGATCGCCAAATGGGGTCTGGTGCCGTCCTGGGCAAAGGACACCAAGATCGGCTCCAAGCTTCTCTGCACTAACTGA
- a CDS encoding TIR domain-containing protein, whose translation MTVSRVFIGSSSEGKDVAERLAVGLEEMGSIESTVWTQGVFDVGTHVLDGLMEQAKSVDYAVLVLSPDDAVESREVLFQAPRDNVIFELGLFVGALGKDRTYMVHPNGVSLKLPSDLAGITQARYSAARSDGNLRSALRPAVMTLGDQIHRRGPRAVRETVSLTTVVSANRPHLSNDLETLENNLVAQGWRVRWNPARTTLRVVSPRAARSSFKLSSPGAAQHQEFDRFIRELRSLGARIDSNLRTRRV comes from the coding sequence TTGACTGTCTCACGTGTGTTCATCGGTTCTTCCAGCGAAGGCAAGGACGTGGCCGAGCGGTTGGCTGTAGGCCTCGAGGAGATGGGCTCGATTGAGTCCACGGTCTGGACTCAGGGCGTGTTCGACGTCGGCACTCATGTGCTCGATGGCTTGATGGAGCAAGCAAAGTCTGTCGACTACGCCGTCTTGGTTCTGAGCCCTGACGATGCCGTCGAAAGCAGAGAGGTGTTGTTTCAGGCGCCGCGCGACAATGTCATTTTTGAGCTGGGCTTGTTCGTAGGCGCCTTGGGCAAGGACCGAACCTATATGGTCCACCCGAACGGAGTTTCCCTAAAGCTCCCATCGGATCTTGCAGGGATTACTCAGGCCCGGTACAGCGCGGCTCGTTCAGACGGCAACCTTAGATCTGCCCTCCGCCCTGCTGTGATGACGCTCGGCGATCAGATACACAGAAGAGGGCCACGAGCAGTTCGGGAGACTGTTTCGTTAACGACGGTTGTTTCAGCCAACCGCCCGCACCTCAGCAATGACCTTGAAACCTTGGAAAACAATCTTGTGGCCCAAGGTTGGCGGGTCCGGTGGAACCCTGCGCGCACGACGCTCAGGGTGGTCAGCCCACGAGCCGCCCGGTCTAGCTTCAAATTGTCTTCACCTGGCGCTGCACAACATCAAGAATTCGACAGATTTATCCGTGAGCTCCGCAGCCTTGGCGCACGGATTGATAGCAACCTGCGCACCCGCCGGGTTTAG
- a CDS encoding GNAT family N-acetyltransferase, producing the protein MNPLEQPVLVAPPYRLRPFTTADVPVVQEASRDPLIPAITTVPASGSRQAALAFIERQHQRLVDGTGYSFAIADSSSDQAVGQIGLWLKNLSQGRASIGYWVAPSHRGKGAASSALAALAVWGLAQPGIQRLELYVEPWNEGSWRAAERSGFVREGTLRSWLEIGGQRKDM; encoded by the coding sequence ATGAACCCCTTGGAGCAGCCTGTACTCGTTGCGCCCCCTTACAGGCTCCGTCCGTTTACGACAGCCGATGTTCCTGTGGTCCAGGAAGCCTCGCGCGATCCACTAATTCCTGCCATCACGACAGTTCCCGCCAGCGGTTCACGCCAGGCAGCTCTGGCCTTCATCGAAAGACAGCACCAACGCCTAGTTGATGGCACCGGGTACTCCTTCGCTATTGCTGATTCCTCCTCCGATCAGGCGGTTGGCCAAATCGGGCTGTGGCTGAAGAACCTCAGCCAGGGCCGGGCGAGCATTGGCTATTGGGTGGCGCCAAGTCATCGTGGGAAGGGAGCTGCTTCCTCTGCTTTAGCTGCCCTCGCCGTCTGGGGTCTTGCGCAACCCGGGATTCAGCGATTGGAACTCTACGTCGAGCCTTGGAATGAGGGCTCCTGGCGCGCAGCCGAGCGCAGCGGGTTCGTACGGGAAGGGACCTTGAGGAGCTGGCTAGAGATTGGCGGCCAGCGCAAGGACATGTAA
- a CDS encoding type 1 glutamine amidotransferase domain-containing protein, with protein sequence MSEHNIAGKKVAFLLTDGVEQVELTSPWQAVKDAGGEPTLVALSTGKLQGFNGVEKGDTFDVDLAVADANASDFDALVLPGGVVNADNLRVDKDAQNFTRAFFEQHKPVASICHGPWIFIDAGVIKGRNVTSYHTLQSDLKNAGANWTDEEVVCDQGLVTSRNPDDLPAFNSKLVEEISEGQHAGQTA encoded by the coding sequence ATGTCAGAACACAACATCGCAGGCAAGAAGGTCGCTTTTCTCCTGACAGACGGCGTGGAGCAGGTTGAGCTCACCAGCCCCTGGCAGGCCGTGAAGGATGCAGGTGGCGAGCCCACGCTTGTAGCGCTTTCCACAGGAAAGCTCCAGGGATTCAACGGCGTGGAGAAGGGCGACACGTTCGACGTCGACCTCGCAGTGGCCGACGCCAACGCCTCCGACTTTGACGCACTGGTACTCCCGGGTGGCGTCGTGAACGCGGACAACCTCCGCGTGGACAAGGACGCGCAGAACTTCACGCGGGCCTTCTTTGAGCAGCACAAACCGGTGGCTTCGATCTGCCACGGACCGTGGATCTTCATCGACGCCGGCGTGATCAAGGGCCGCAACGTCACGTCGTACCACACGCTCCAATCGGACCTGAAGAACGCCGGCGCCAACTGGACCGACGAAGAAGTGGTGTGCGATCAAGGCCTGGTCACCAGCCGCAACCCGGACGACCTCCCGGCATTCAATAGCAAGCTCGTGGAGGAAATCTCCGAGGGGCAGCACGCTGGCCAGACCGCTTAG
- a CDS encoding DUF2975 domain-containing protein codes for MGKLTILALRVVIAMVLAGSLFVQVWMVPLLSTDLVEVGAPDGPRITLLVIVVLGILCMQVVAVCVWRLLTMVRRGTVFSHGAFRFVDIIFGAVSVAALLMFTIAALLAPGDIAPGVVLLICGAALMIGGVALLVLILRTLLAQAVARDVEAAGLRAELDEVI; via the coding sequence ATGGGTAAGCTGACGATCCTCGCATTGCGGGTTGTGATCGCGATGGTGCTGGCAGGCTCGCTGTTCGTCCAGGTGTGGATGGTGCCGCTGCTTTCTACGGACCTTGTTGAGGTCGGTGCGCCCGACGGTCCGCGGATTACGCTGCTGGTGATTGTGGTTCTGGGAATCCTCTGCATGCAGGTAGTTGCGGTCTGCGTGTGGAGGTTGCTGACGATGGTGCGCCGCGGGACGGTGTTCTCCCACGGGGCTTTCCGGTTTGTGGACATCATCTTCGGGGCTGTATCTGTGGCCGCACTGCTGATGTTTACGATTGCGGCGCTGCTGGCTCCGGGCGACATTGCGCCCGGTGTTGTTCTGCTCATTTGCGGCGCTGCGTTGATGATCGGGGGAGTGGCTCTTCTGGTGCTGATCTTGCGTACGCTGCTGGCCCAGGCCGTTGCGCGTGACGTTGAGGCTGCTGGCTTGCGGGCCGAGCTCGACGAGGTGATCTGA
- a CDS encoding helix-turn-helix transcriptional regulator, whose protein sequence is MPIIVDIDVMLAKRKMPVGVLAERVGITPANLAVLKNGRAKAVRFTTLEALCEVLECQPGDLLRWEA, encoded by the coding sequence ATGCCGATCATCGTGGACATCGACGTCATGCTGGCCAAGCGCAAGATGCCGGTGGGTGTGCTTGCCGAGCGAGTGGGGATCACGCCGGCCAACTTGGCTGTGCTCAAGAACGGGCGGGCGAAGGCGGTTCGGTTTACCACGCTGGAGGCGTTGTGCGAGGTGCTCGAGTGCCAGCCCGGCGACCTGCTGCGCTGGGAGGCCTAA
- a CDS encoding lysozyme, whose translation MKFSMSRCPGRLKATAVLLATVVLAASGAGAAIASEEPPATQNDHAMGSTLRDHERADQKLFSIQGTESALAVPSGVRGMDVSSHQGVVDWTKAAANGAKFAYVKASEGTAYRNPYFQAQYSGAASAGLLHGAYHFALPNASSGAAQANYFLQSGAAWKPDGKTLPALLDLEYSPYGDGACYGMTPAQMVSWISDFATTILSRTGRLPAIYTTTNWWEDCTGKANGFGNHPLHIASWASTPGAMPAGWKNYTLWQHAESGVFPGDQNVFRGSLTELTAFAKNPGSIFSDISGGQFTAEVNWLGSRGISTGWTEANGARTYRPLAPVARDAMAAFMYRLAGSPAFTAPAKSPFADVATDNPFYKQITWLASKGISTGWTEANGTKTYRPLEPVARDAMAAFMYRLAGSPAFTAPAKSPFADVATNNPFYKQITWLASSGISTGWAEANGTKTYRPLEPVARDAMAAFMSRFDTKFGS comes from the coding sequence ATGAAGTTCTCCATGTCCCGCTGCCCAGGTCGCCTGAAAGCCACGGCTGTGCTGCTAGCCACCGTGGTGCTCGCCGCGTCGGGGGCAGGGGCGGCCATCGCGTCTGAAGAACCGCCCGCAACCCAGAACGACCACGCCATGGGATCGACACTTCGTGATCATGAAAGAGCGGACCAGAAGTTGTTTTCCATCCAAGGCACGGAGTCCGCTTTAGCAGTGCCGTCCGGCGTGCGCGGAATGGACGTCAGCAGCCACCAAGGCGTGGTGGACTGGACCAAGGCCGCAGCCAACGGTGCCAAATTTGCGTACGTGAAGGCCAGCGAGGGGACCGCCTACCGCAATCCCTACTTCCAGGCCCAATACTCGGGGGCTGCTTCTGCCGGCTTGCTGCACGGCGCCTACCATTTCGCCCTCCCCAATGCGTCGTCCGGTGCAGCGCAAGCCAACTACTTCCTCCAGAGCGGTGCGGCCTGGAAGCCGGATGGGAAAACGCTGCCTGCCCTGCTGGACCTGGAATACAGCCCCTATGGCGACGGCGCCTGCTATGGAATGACCCCCGCCCAGATGGTTTCGTGGATCTCCGACTTCGCAACCACCATCCTGTCGCGAACCGGCCGCCTTCCCGCCATCTACACCACCACTAATTGGTGGGAGGACTGCACGGGTAAGGCCAACGGTTTCGGGAACCATCCGCTCCACATCGCGAGCTGGGCGTCGACGCCCGGAGCGATGCCGGCCGGTTGGAAAAACTACACCTTGTGGCAGCACGCCGAGTCCGGAGTGTTCCCGGGGGACCAGAACGTCTTCAGGGGTTCGCTCACCGAGTTGACCGCGTTCGCCAAGAACCCGGGATCCATCTTCTCTGATATCTCCGGCGGCCAATTCACTGCCGAAGTCAACTGGCTCGGGTCCCGCGGCATTTCGACAGGGTGGACCGAGGCCAACGGTGCCAGGACCTACCGACCTCTTGCCCCTGTAGCCCGTGATGCGATGGCCGCGTTCATGTACCGTTTGGCCGGCTCGCCCGCCTTCACGGCCCCTGCCAAGTCGCCGTTTGCCGATGTTGCCACGGATAACCCGTTCTACAAGCAGATCACGTGGCTTGCCAGCAAGGGCATCAGTACCGGGTGGACCGAGGCGAATGGGACCAAGACGTACCGGCCGCTTGAACCGGTAGCCCGTGATGCGATGGCCGCGTTCATGTACCGTTTGGCCGGCTCGCCCGCTTTCACCGCTCCCGCGAAGTCGCCGTTTGCCGATGTTGCCACGAACAACCCGTTCTACAAACAGATCACCTGGCTCGCGAGCAGCGGCATCAGTACCGGGTGGGCCGAGGCTAACGGGACTAAGACGTATCGGCCGCTTGAGCCGGTTGCCCGTGATGCCATGGCCGCGTTTATGAGCCGTTTCGACACCAAGTTCGGGAGCTAG
- a CDS encoding alpha/beta fold hydrolase produces MHSVEFGAGTPVLVIHGFCVDHRLLLGLDPVFDAHGQWRRVYVDLPGMGQTAAGPEIDSTDAVANAVVSFTRETFGDAEFAILGNSFGGMIARHLVAEFGDQVLGVALLCPVVLADHGSRAVPQRTVIRTNPALMATLDPVDAADYEAMSVVQSPGNWSRFRDAALPGLRIFDPAAIERISKNYALREEPEGRFAAFQGPTLILAGRQDHVVGFQDQIALANSYPQSTIVVLDHAGHNAHLDQPVLTAALVKDWLTRVKAWKKSSNVSKT; encoded by the coding sequence GTGCATTCTGTTGAATTTGGGGCGGGGACCCCAGTCCTGGTCATCCACGGATTCTGCGTCGATCATCGACTCTTGCTTGGCCTCGACCCGGTGTTCGATGCTCACGGTCAATGGCGGCGGGTCTATGTCGACTTGCCAGGTATGGGCCAAACCGCGGCGGGGCCTGAGATCGACAGCACAGATGCTGTCGCAAACGCCGTTGTCTCGTTCACGCGGGAGACTTTCGGCGATGCGGAGTTTGCCATCCTCGGAAACTCCTTCGGTGGCATGATCGCCCGTCACTTGGTAGCCGAATTCGGGGATCAAGTGCTGGGCGTTGCACTCCTCTGCCCGGTGGTCCTTGCGGATCACGGGTCACGAGCGGTGCCTCAGCGAACGGTGATCCGAACAAACCCTGCGCTGATGGCAACCTTGGATCCCGTGGATGCTGCGGACTACGAAGCAATGTCCGTGGTCCAATCTCCCGGGAACTGGTCCCGCTTCCGGGATGCGGCGCTGCCAGGGTTGCGGATCTTCGACCCGGCCGCCATTGAGCGAATATCGAAGAACTATGCGCTCCGCGAAGAGCCTGAGGGCCGGTTCGCCGCCTTCCAAGGACCCACTCTGATCCTGGCCGGGCGCCAAGACCATGTGGTCGGGTTTCAGGATCAGATTGCTCTGGCCAATAGTTACCCGCAGTCCACGATCGTGGTCCTCGATCACGCTGGCCATAACGCACATTTGGACCAGCCTGTGCTGACAGCGGCCCTCGTCAAAGATTGGCTAACCCGCGTCAAAGCCTGGAAGAAGTCCTCGAACGTCAGTAAGACTTGA
- a CDS encoding uracil-xanthine permease family protein translates to MSMLGMKWKLHGNGKSIRPGHVVAPDERVAWPLTIGIGMQHVVAMFGATFLVPIITGMPPATTLFFSGIGTLLFLVITKGRVPSYLGSSFAFIAPIMASQQQYGVSGALGGVVLAGVVLALIGAVVQKFGAEWINRLMPPIVTGAIVALIGLNLAPAAKANFDLAPVTALITLVTIILVSVLFRGILGRLSILVGVVVGYLVAIMRGEVSYEKMDAAAWIGLPFFQTPEFHIGVVGLFVPVVLVLVAENVGHVKSVAAMTGQNLDGVSGRALMADGAATVLAGFGGGSGTTTYAENIGVMAATKVYSTAAYWVAGIFAILLSFSPKFGELIATVPAGVLGGAATMLYGMIGVLGVKIWVQNKVNFSNPINLTTAAVALIIGIADYTWTIGELKFTGIALGSAAALVIYHGMKGLARWRGTVAEPETETAGLPPAVKSAMNAAAKRGGKKGK, encoded by the coding sequence ATGAGCATGCTCGGCATGAAATGGAAGCTCCACGGCAACGGCAAGTCCATTCGCCCCGGCCACGTGGTGGCACCCGACGAGCGGGTCGCCTGGCCTTTGACCATCGGCATCGGCATGCAGCACGTGGTGGCCATGTTCGGCGCCACCTTCCTGGTCCCCATCATCACGGGCATGCCGCCGGCCACCACCCTCTTCTTCTCCGGCATCGGCACCCTGCTGTTCCTGGTGATCACCAAGGGCCGCGTGCCCAGCTACCTGGGGTCGAGCTTCGCGTTCATTGCCCCGATCATGGCGTCCCAGCAGCAGTACGGCGTCAGTGGCGCCTTGGGCGGCGTGGTGCTTGCCGGCGTCGTACTGGCGCTAATTGGTGCGGTGGTCCAGAAGTTCGGCGCCGAGTGGATCAACCGGCTGATGCCCCCGATCGTCACCGGCGCCATCGTGGCGCTGATCGGCCTGAACCTGGCCCCGGCTGCCAAGGCGAACTTCGACCTCGCACCGGTTACCGCACTGATCACGTTGGTCACGATCATCCTGGTTTCTGTTCTTTTCCGCGGAATTCTGGGCCGCTTGAGCATCCTGGTGGGCGTGGTGGTGGGGTACCTCGTGGCGATTATGCGTGGCGAGGTTTCCTACGAAAAGATGGACGCCGCCGCGTGGATTGGACTGCCTTTCTTCCAGACGCCCGAGTTCCACATCGGCGTGGTGGGGTTGTTTGTTCCGGTGGTGCTGGTGCTGGTGGCTGAGAACGTGGGGCACGTGAAGTCCGTGGCTGCGATGACGGGGCAGAACCTCGACGGCGTCTCCGGCCGCGCGCTGATGGCCGACGGCGCGGCGACGGTACTTGCCGGGTTCGGCGGAGGTTCCGGTACGACGACGTACGCGGAGAACATCGGCGTCATGGCCGCCACCAAGGTGTATTCGACGGCGGCCTACTGGGTGGCCGGTATTTTCGCCATCCTGCTGAGCTTCTCCCCGAAATTCGGCGAACTGATCGCGACCGTGCCGGCTGGTGTGCTGGGCGGTGCCGCGACGATGCTCTACGGCATGATCGGCGTGCTCGGCGTTAAGATCTGGGTGCAGAACAAGGTCAACTTCTCCAACCCGATCAACCTGACGACGGCCGCTGTGGCTTTGATTATTGGCATCGCCGACTACACGTGGACCATCGGCGAGCTGAAGTTCACGGGCATTGCCCTTGGTTCCGCTGCTGCCCTGGTGATCTACCACGGCATGAAGGGGCTGGCTCGCTGGCGCGGGACCGTCGCTGAGCCGGAAACTGAGACGGCGGGGCTGCCACCTGCGGTGAAGTCGGCGATGAATGCGGCGGCCAAGCGGGGCGGGAAGAAGGGGAAGTAG
- a CDS encoding malonic semialdehyde reductase has protein sequence MTIAHEEAVIDAAAVDAIFAEARTANSFAGEVTDEQARAIYELTKFGPTAFNSQPLRVTYVRSDEARAKLVDTLSNGNKAKTASAPLVAVLSYDTDWQGQWDKFLPAYGAPKAMYDADPAFAAATGNNNAHLQAGYFILAVRSLGFAAGPMTGADFSAIDAEFFPAGDQKSFLVVNIGQPGPDAWGEAKPKFAYDDVVRTV, from the coding sequence ATGACGATCGCCCACGAAGAAGCAGTCATTGACGCCGCAGCAGTCGACGCCATTTTTGCCGAAGCCCGCACCGCCAACAGCTTCGCCGGTGAGGTCACCGACGAGCAGGCCCGCGCCATCTACGAGCTCACCAAGTTCGGCCCCACCGCCTTCAACTCCCAGCCGCTCCGCGTGACCTATGTCCGCTCGGACGAAGCCCGCGCCAAGCTGGTGGACACCCTTTCCAACGGCAACAAGGCCAAGACCGCCTCCGCGCCGCTGGTCGCCGTCCTCTCCTACGACACTGACTGGCAGGGTCAGTGGGACAAGTTCCTGCCCGCCTACGGCGCGCCGAAGGCAATGTACGACGCCGATCCCGCCTTCGCCGCTGCTACTGGAAACAACAACGCTCATTTGCAGGCCGGCTACTTCATCCTGGCCGTGCGCTCCCTCGGTTTCGCAGCCGGCCCGATGACCGGCGCTGACTTCTCCGCCATCGACGCCGAGTTCTTCCCGGCCGGTGACCAGAAGAGCTTCCTGGTGGTCAACATCGGCCAGCCCGGTCCGGACGCCTGGGGCGAAGCAAAGCCGAAGTTCGCTTACGACGACGTCGTTCGCACCGTCTAA
- a CDS encoding MFS transporter: MSSTIERPTSAPAPGTEAHRKRGKAIIAYLSLGGLSFAVLQSLVAPALGTIGKDLGVATSDASWVLTAYLLSASVLTPILGRLGDMVGKRKVLIVVLSLLLVGAVLAAIAPNLTVLIIGRVLQGAAGAVMPLSIGIVRDELPKERVSVTIGLLSAIFGIGAGVGIVAAGPIVEALSWHWLFWLPAGLVLIALLGAIFGMPESPVKTPGKLDLLGTGILSVGLVAVLLAISEGQTWGWGDGKTISLLLGGGIALIVFVFVELRVAEPLIDVRLFRNRGVWTAHIVALAFGFAMFGTFVLVPTILQLPTVLGYGFGKTVSEAGIYLLPTVVAMVISGVIAGALIRKVGPKIPMILGAVAVTVAFIIPALGHGEEWQIVVSGILTGIGIGMALAATSNAIVESVPATQTGEAISANTVLRTVGSSIGTAVIAALISSNITPQGAPSDDAFTIGFWVSAGIGVLALLAALVVPSRVQRRRNAEAAGIDDFDEAA; encoded by the coding sequence ATGTCCAGCACCATTGAGCGCCCGACAAGCGCACCGGCACCGGGTACGGAGGCTCACCGCAAACGCGGCAAGGCGATCATCGCCTATCTCTCCCTCGGCGGCCTTTCATTCGCGGTCCTGCAGTCCTTGGTCGCACCCGCCCTGGGCACCATCGGGAAGGACCTTGGCGTAGCAACAAGCGACGCAAGCTGGGTGCTGACGGCTTACCTGCTCTCCGCTTCCGTGCTGACTCCGATCCTTGGGCGCCTCGGCGACATGGTGGGCAAGCGCAAGGTCCTGATCGTGGTGCTCTCCCTGCTTCTGGTCGGCGCGGTTCTCGCCGCTATTGCACCCAACCTGACGGTCCTGATCATTGGCCGCGTGCTTCAAGGCGCCGCGGGTGCGGTGATGCCACTATCCATCGGCATCGTCCGCGACGAGCTTCCGAAGGAACGCGTCAGCGTCACCATCGGCCTGCTGTCCGCGATCTTCGGCATCGGCGCCGGTGTTGGAATTGTCGCTGCTGGTCCGATTGTTGAGGCACTGTCCTGGCACTGGCTGTTCTGGTTACCGGCCGGGCTCGTACTGATCGCCCTCCTCGGAGCTATCTTCGGAATGCCCGAATCTCCCGTCAAAACCCCAGGCAAGCTCGATCTCCTGGGCACCGGCATTCTTTCCGTCGGCCTTGTAGCCGTGCTTCTGGCCATCAGCGAGGGCCAGACCTGGGGCTGGGGCGACGGCAAGACCATCAGCCTGCTCCTCGGTGGCGGCATCGCGCTGATCGTGTTCGTGTTCGTGGAATTGCGCGTGGCAGAACCGCTGATTGACGTGCGACTGTTCCGCAACCGTGGCGTGTGGACCGCGCACATCGTGGCGTTGGCCTTCGGCTTCGCAATGTTTGGAACCTTCGTCCTGGTTCCCACGATCCTTCAACTGCCAACGGTCCTTGGCTACGGGTTCGGCAAGACCGTCAGCGAAGCTGGCATCTACCTGCTGCCGACCGTCGTCGCTATGGTGATCTCCGGCGTCATTGCTGGCGCCCTCATCCGCAAGGTGGGGCCCAAGATTCCGATGATCCTCGGCGCTGTGGCCGTCACCGTCGCGTTCATCATTCCGGCATTGGGACACGGTGAAGAGTGGCAGATCGTGGTCTCGGGCATCCTCACCGGCATCGGCATCGGCATGGCACTGGCCGCGACATCAAACGCGATTGTCGAAAGTGTTCCTGCGACCCAGACCGGCGAGGCCATCAGTGCCAACACCGTGCTGCGCACCGTCGGCAGCAGCATTGGTACGGCCGTCATTGCCGCGCTCATCTCCTCAAACATCACCCCGCAGGGCGCGCCTTCGGACGATGCGTTCACCATCGGCTTCTGGGTATCCGCCGGGATTGGCGTGCTGGCGCTCCTCGCTGCGCTCGTTGTTCCGTCCCGGGTGCAACGGCGCCGGAATGCGGAAGCTGCGGGGATCGACGACTTCGACGAAGCTGCCTGA